The following coding sequences are from one Salvia hispanica cultivar TCC Black 2014 chromosome 3, UniMelb_Shisp_WGS_1.0, whole genome shotgun sequence window:
- the LOC125214648 gene encoding ATP-dependent RNA helicase-like protein DB10: MAGVRYAPEDPSLPKPWKGLVDGNTGNLYFWNPVTNVTQYEKPVASPVVSSAVDSDALGSSAQKDSQCRDEGRNDNAGSVKPASDPGADESARNKPDHTPSDQNVAKSEVHKPIESKGAETGLSVEEYCRRHEITVTGGNVPRPFISFQSTGFPSEILREAQQAGFSAPTPIQAQSWPIAIQGRDIVAIAKTGSGKTLGYLIPGFIHLKEKRNNPKMGPTILVLSPTRELATQIQDEAVKFGKSSRISCTCLYGGAPKGPQIKDLDRGVDIVVATPGRLNDLLEMKRVYLHQISYLVLDEADRMLDMGFEPQIRKIVKEVPPRRQTLMYTATWPKEVRKIAADLLANPVQVNIGNSDELVANKSITQHIEVISQMDKRRRLEQILRSQQPGSKIIIFCSTKKMCDILAENLYRQFGAAAIHGDKCQGERDHVLNEFRTGKAPVLVATDVAARGLDVKDIRVVVNYDFPTGVEDYVHRIGRTGRAGATGEAYTFFGDQDARHASDLVKILEGANQNVPAELREMASRGGGMGRGRRQWGSGSSGRDVGFSGRNDSSYGGRNDSPYGGRGSSGGRGSWGAPSSPDRQDKYGSGSFGHDSNATGSFHQKSFHESMMAASYNKDRSRSRSPNRNSDWANQNSSAEKFGGGATSQRSFHETMMAAAQSIKSDAAAMQSGNGLDHGHNTDHKEDGNDAPTEPSREDQPVWA, encoded by the exons ATGGCTGGTGTACGGTATGCACCAGAAGACCCTTCACTTCCAAAGCCATGGAAAGGACTGGTTGATGGTAATACTGGAAATCTATACTTCTGGAACCCCGTGACCAATGTTACCCAGTATGAGAAACCTGTTGCCTCCCCTGTTGTGAGCTCGGCAGTTGATAGTGATGCTTTGGGTTCATCTGCTCAAAAGGACTCACAGTGCCGTGATGAAGGCAGAAACGACAATGCTGGCTCAGTGAAGCCTGCTTCTGATCCAGGAGCTGATGAG TCTGCCAGAAACAAACCAGATCATACGCCGAGCGATCAGAATGTGGCAAAAAGTGAGGTGCATAAACCTATTGAATCTAAAGGTGCAGAAACTGGGTTGTCTGTAGAGGAATATTGTCGTCGTCATGAAATTACTGTAACT GGAGGAAATGTGCCCCGACCATTCATCTCATTTCAATCCACTGGTTTTCCCTCAGAGATTTTAAGAGAG GCACAACAAGCAGGTTTTTCTGCTCCAACTCCAATTCAGGCGCAATCATGGCCAATTGCTATTCAAGGTCGTGATATAGTAGCCATTGCCAAGACAGGATCTGGGAAGACTTTGGGTTACTTAATTCCTGGATTTATTCATCTGAAAGAAAAGCGCAATAATCCTAAAATGGGTCCAACTATTTTGGTGCTATCGCCAACAAGAGAGTTGGCAACGCAGATACAAGATGAAGCAGTGAAGTTTGGGAAATCATCTAGAATATCTTGCACG TGTCTATATGGGGGTGCACCAAAAGGGCCTCAGATTAAAGACTTAGACAGAGGTGTTGATATTGTGGTGGCTACGCCTGGTCGACTGAATGATCTTTTGGAGATGAAACGAGTTTATCTCcatcaaatttcatatttggtgttgGATGAGGCAGACAGAATGCTAGATATGGGCTTTGAACCCCAAATAAGGAAAATTGTGAAGGAGGTGCCTCCACGTAGGCAAACCTTGATGTACACAGCAACATGGCCAAAGGAGGTGCGAAAAATTGCTGCTGATCTACTGGCGAACCCTGTTCAGGTTAACATTGGAAATTCTGATGAGCTTGTTGCCAACAAGTCAATAACCCAG CATATTGAAGTTATATCACAAATGGATAAGCGTCGTCGTTTGGAACAGATATTAAGGTCTCAACAACCAGGATCAAAGATAATTATCTTTTGCTCTACTAAGAAAATGTGCGATATTCTTGCTGAAAACCTATATAGGCAATTTGGAGCTGCTGCTATTCACGGTGACAAATGTCAGGGTGAAAGGGATCATGTGCTGAATGAATTTCGCACTGGAAAGGCCCCAGTGCTTGTAGCCACTGACGTTGCTGCTCGTGGATTGGACGTTAAGGATATTAG GGTTGTAGTAAACTACGACTTCCCAACGGGAGTTGAGGATTATGTACACAGAATTGGAAGAACCGGTCGGGCAGGTGCCACTGGAGAGGCTTACACTTTTTTCGGTGATCAGGATGCAAGACATGCTTCCGATCTTGTCAAAATTCTGGAAGGAGCGAATCAAAATGTCCCTGCTGAACTTCGTGAAATGGCATCACGTGGTGGTGGGATGGGAAGAGGAAGGCGCCAGTGGGGCTCTGGCTCTTCCGGACGCGATGTCGGATTCAGTGGACGTAATGATTCTTCCTATGGTGGACGTAATGATTCTCCCTACGGTGGAAGGGGCAGCAGCGGAGGAAGGGGAAGTTGGGGAGCACCATCATCTCCTGATAGACAGGACAA GTATGGTTCTGGATCATTTGGTCATGACTCAAACGCTACTGGAAGCTTTCATCAGAAGAGCTTTCACGAGAGCATGATGGCTGCTTCCTATAACAAAGATAGAAGCCGAAGCAGAAGCCCCAACCGGAATTCGGACTGGGCTAATCAGAACTCCAGCGCAGAGAAATTTGGTGGGGGCGCCACCAGCCAGCGCAGTTTTCATGAAACTATGATGGCAGCGGCTCAATCAATTAAATCTGATGCTGCAGCCATGCAATCAGGAAATGGACTTGACCACGGACATAACACTGACCACAAAGAGGATGGCAACGATGCACCAACCGAACCATCGAGGGAAGATCAACCTGTTTGGGCCTGA
- the LOC125215973 gene encoding DNA (cytosine-5)-methyltransferase DRM2, whose product MDANVSEGNFSDIDWTSDDESETNVEAVASANPTCTETIVGNEEASSSNAARSKMIGHFVGMGFAEKLVLKAIDENGEGDPDSILNLILTFSTLEESPPQQLSTNSDPCSSGNNENFLNDLSDMESWSEDELEDRLKGNDGYKSEKHKMLLSLAASGSLSERERKLLDLADMGYALEDAELALERWPEAPVDDLIEIIGAAQMAREEDCYLPEDDLKPKHILSGGSKSKKRKHFEMKKNVIEESIRLPNPMIGFGVPSMQPPERVHRSLPLEARGPPYFYYENVALTPKGVWDTISRFLYDIEPEFVDSKFFSACARKRGYIHNLPIENRFPLVPLPPLTIQQAFPLSRRWWPSWDPRDKMNCIQTAIASAKLTERIRTALERSGEGDPPEAIQRYVMEQCRKWNLVWVGRNKVAPLEPDEVEMLLGFPKNHTRGGGISRTDRYKSLGNSFQVDTVAYHLSVLKDMFPHGVNVLSLFSGIGGAEVALHRLGIKLKNVVSIEKSKANRDIVRSWWEQTNQTGSLIDFDDVTSFDAARVEQIIGTIGNFDLVVGGSPCNNLAGSNRVSRDGLEGKESSLFYDYFRILDLVKLYRQEEV is encoded by the exons ATG GATGCAAATGTATCTGAAGGTAATTTTTCTGATATTGATTGGACATCTGATGACGAGTCAGAAACTAATGTGGAAGCAGTTGCATCGGCCAACCCAACTTGTACTGAAACTATTGTTGGCAACGAGGAG GCAAGCTCATCAAATGCCGCCCGTTCCAAGATGATTGGTCATTTTGTTGGAATGGGGTTTGCAGAGAAATTGGTCTTAAAAGCCATTGATGAAAATG GAGAAGGAGATCCTGACTCAATACTCAATTTGATCTTAACATTCTCG ACTCTTGAAGAGTCCCCACCACAGCAGCTGAGCACAAATTCTGACCCATGCTCTTCTGGTAACAATGAGAACTTTCTCAATGATCTTTCAGATATGGAAAGCTGGTCCGAAGATGAACTTGAA GACCGTTTGAAGGGAAATGATGGTTATAAATCAGAGAAGCACAAGATGTTGTTGTCGTTGGCAGCATCTGGATCATtgtcagagagagagagaaaattgcTGGACTTAGCAGACATGGGATATGCTCTGGAAGATGCAGAACTTGCTTTGGAAAGAT GGCCAGAAGCCCCGGTTGATGATTTGATTGAGATCATAGGTGCTGCTCAAATGGCTAGAGAGGAGGATTGCTACTTGCCTGAAGACGATCTCAAG CCAAAGCACATTCTTAGTGGAGGCAGCAAAAGCAAGAAGAGGAAACATtttgagatgaagaagaatGTGATTGAGGAGTCGATTCGCCTGCCAAATCCAATGATTGGATTTGGCGTTCCCTCCATGCAGCCGCCGGAGCGGGTTCATCGTTCCTTGCCACTAGAAGCAAGAGGCCCCCCATACTTCTACTATGAGAATGTCGCCCTTACACCGAAGGGTGTCTGGGATACCATCTCGCGCTTCCTCTATGACATTGAGCCAGAGTTCGTCGACTCGAAGTTTTTCTCGGCCTGCGCAAGAAAGAGGGGCTACATCCACAATCTGCCCATCGAGAACCGGTTTCCCCTCGTACCTCTTCCACCACTTACCATCCAGCAGGCTTTTCCTTTATCAAGAAGGTGGTGGCCTTCGTGGGATCCAAGAGACAAGATGAACTGCATCCAGACTGCTATAGCGAGTGCGAAGCTGACTGAGAGGATCCGCACTGCGCTGGAGAGGAGTGGAGAGGGTGACCCACCGGAAGCCATCCAACGCTATGTCATGGAGCAGTGTCGGAAGTGGAACTTGGTGTGGGTGGGGCGGAACAAAGTTGCCCCTCTGGAGCCAGATGAGGTGGAGATGCTCTTGGGGTTCCCAAAGAACCACACGAGAGGCGGTGGGATCAGCCGAACTGACCGATACAAGTCCCTGGGAAACTCTTTCCAG GTCGACACTGTGGCCTATCATTTGTCGGTGCTCAAAGACATGTTCCCTCATGGCGTCAATGTGTTGTCCCTCTTCTCCGGGATAGGTGGAGCAGAGGTTGCGCTCCATCGGCTTGGGATCAAACTGAAGAACGTCGTCTCCATCGAGAAATCCAAGGCGAACAGGGACATAGTGAGGAGTTGGTGGGAGCAAACCAACCAGACGGGTAGCCTGATCGATTTTGACGACGTGACATCGTTTGACGCTGCTAGGGTCGAGCAGATCATCGGTACCATCGGAAATTTTGATCTGGTGGTCGGAGGCAGCCCCTGCAACAATCTGGCAGGAAGCAACAGAGTTAGCAGAGATGGCCTTGAGGGGAAGGAGTCTTCtcttttttatgattatttccGTATATTAGATTTAGTCAAACTGTATAGGCAGGAAGAGGTCTGA